One Pseudomonas sp. MM213 genomic window, CAGGGCAAGGGCATCAAGGGCTTCATGGCCGCCCGTGACGCCGAAGACGAATTGCAAAAGCACTACAACGCCATTGCCGGCGGCGCCAAGGAACTGCGCATTCACCGTCCGCGTCGCCAGCGCATGTTCACCTCGGGCATTCAGGGCACGGCGGATTTCATCTGCAACACTCAGGTGCGCTCGATCAATACCTTCGTGATCGCCAAGACGCTGGGGTCGATGCTGTTCTTCGTGGTCATCGGCCTCGCACTCGCCCTGCAATCGTTCTGGCCCAGCGCCGACAAGTCGGTGATGAGCGGTTTCGTCCTGGTGCTGCTGTACATGAAAGGCCCCATCGAGCATCTGGTCGGCACCTTGCCGGTGGTCAGCCGGGCGCGGATTGCCTTCCGCCGCATCGCCGAACTGTCGAGCCGGTTTTCCTCGCCCGAGCCGCACTTGCTGCTCAACGACACCGGCAAAAAACCGGCTGTGGTCAACAGTCTGCAACTGGACAACGTCAGCTATGCCTTCCCGGCTGTACCGGGCAGCGAAGCGTTCCGCCTGGGGCCGGTGAACCTGACCATCGAACAAGGCGACATCATTTTCATCGTCGGCGAAAACGGCTGCGGCAAGACCACGCTGATCAAGTTGTTGCTGGGGCTTTATGCGCCGCAACAAGGCGCAATCCTGCTCAACGGCGAAGGTGTCGATGCGCAGAACCGTGACGACTATCGCCAACTGTTCACCACGATTTTTGCCGACTACTACCTGTTCGATGACGTGGTGCAGGGCGATCAGCACATTCCCGAAGACGCCAACAAATACCTGCAACGCCTGGAAATCGCGCACAAGGTCAGCGTCAAGGACGGCAGTTTCACCACCACCGACCTGTCCACCGGCCAGCGTAAACGCCTGGCACTGGTCAATGCCTGGCTAGAAGAACGCCCGGTGCTGGTGTTTGACGAATGGGCGGCCGACCAGGACCCGACCTTCCGCCGGATCTTCTACACCGAGCTGCTTCCGGACCTGAAGCGCCTGGGCAAAACCATCATCGTCATCTCCCACGACGACCGCTATTTCGACATGGCCGATCAGTTGGTGCGCATGGAATCGGGCCGTGTGGTGACGGAGCGGGCGACCGCCTGAGCAGCGTTGAATCCATATACCTCGACGATTTTCGGAGTTTGTTTTCCGGTTTCGTCGGGGTGATGCGTCTAATAATAATTATCATTAACTAAAAAAATCTGCACACCTTAGGAGCGATTTGAGCAATGCAAAGCCCTACCCTGTCCCGCGCGCCGTTGGCTCTGGCCATCGCGCCGCAAAAGAAATTCCGAACAGTCGTACCGGGTGCGTTGCTGACCCTGTTGCTGCTGGGCACCTCTCAGGTCCAGGCCGCGCCGGTGAACGTCAACGTGCCTGCGCAATCGCTGGCCAGCGCGCTGCAGCAACTGGGTCAACAGACCGACCTGCAGATTCTGTACAGCCAGGACATGGTCAACGGCCTCAAGTCCACGGCGGTTTCCGGCAATCTGGAGCCGGAACAGGCATTGAATACGTTGCTGCTGGGGAGCGGCATTACGTTTCAACTGACTGGCAACACCGTTTCGCTGATTCCGGTCGCGGGTAACTCCAGCGCGCTGCAACTGGGCGCGACCGCCATTTCCGGCGTGGCGCCGGGGCCTACCACCGAAGGCACACATTCCTACACCACCGATCAAGTCAGCATCGGCAAGGGCAACATCAAGCTCAAGGACATCCCGCAGTCAGTGTCCGTCGTCACGCGCCAGCGCATGGACGACCAGAACATGAACAGCCTGCAAGACGCGATGCGCCAGGTCACCGGCGTCACCATCAAGACGTACAACTCCGGCTCCAGCCTGAACGACGTCTACATGCGCGGTTTCCTCGTCGATCAGGTGCAGGTTGACGGGGTATCGCAACCGACCGGCCAGGGCGACATGGGCACCAGCTTCGACCTCGCGATGTACGATCGCGTCGAAGTGTTGCGCGGCCCATCCGGCCTGTATCAAGGCGCTGGCGAGCCCGGCGGCACCATCAACGTGGTGCGCAAGCGTGCCCTGAACAAATTCGCCCTCGGCGGCGAGCTGGGCGCAGGCTCCTATGACCACTACCGCTCGATGGTGGACGTCACCGGTCCGTTGAACGATCAAGGCACCGTGCGCGGTCGCTTCATCACCGCTTACGAAAACAACAAATCCTACGTCGACTCTGCCCAGAACGAACGCCCGATGGTGTACGGTCGCCTGGAATTCGACCTCGCCCCGTCCACCACCCTGTCGGTGGGCGGCGCCTACCAGCAGAACCACTCCACCCCGGCGTTCGGCTTGCCGGCCTTTGCCGACGGCAAATTGCTGGACGTGCCGCGCTCGACGTTCGTCGATGCCAAGTGGAACACCCTGAACGAGAAAGTCTGGGAGTCCTTTGCCGAGGTCGATCACGCGCTGGACAACGGTGGTCAGTTCAAGACCACTGTCACCTACCGCGACGCTGAAACGCCACAGCGAAACTTCACCTGGGCCGACGGCGCAGTCGATCGTGATACCGGTGACAGCTGGGCCGTGGCATACGACTACTACACCCACATCAAGACCATCGGTGTCGACAGCTTCGTGACCACGCCGTTCGAATTCGCCGATCGCAATCACGAGTTCACCGTAGGTGCCGAGTACCAGCACCTGGACAAAGACTTCGAATACGGTGGCGGCGAGTACTTCCCGATCAACGTCTACAATCCGGGCAGTATCGATATTCCCGAGAACAACTACGAGCGCAACAACGGTAACTGGTCCAAATCCGACCAATACGGCCTCTATACCCGCGCCAAGTTCAACGTCACCGACTGGCTCGACGTGGTGGGCGGCAGCCGCGTGAGCTGGTACGAAAGTGACGCGAAGAACTCCAACGCCTTCTTCAACAGCTTCGGCGAAGCCCACACCAGCATCAACCGCAAGGTCGTGCCTTACGGCGCCATCATCGCCAAGCTGACCCCGGAACTGTCGGCCTACGCCAGCTACACCGGCGTGTTCAAGCCACAAAGCGAGCTCGACAGCGACAATACGCCCATCGGACCGCGTAAAGGCAAGCAATATGAAGTCGGCCTCAAGCGCGAGTTCTACGACGGCCGCCTGAACGCCAGCATCGCGATGTTCCGCATCTACGATGAAAACCGTGCTCAATTCAACGCCGACACCGGTGGAAACGAAGCACAGGGCAAGGCGCGCAGCCAGGGCTGGGAAACCGAGCTGAGCGGTAACCTGACCGACAACTGGAGCATCGTCACCGGTTATGCCTTCACCACCACCAAATTGTTGAAATCTGACGACGCGACCGAAGGCAGCACTTTCAGCACCATCACGCCTAAACACAACTTCAACCTGTGGACCAAATACGAATTCGCCGACGGCCCGCTCAAAGACTTCAGCGTCGGCGGCGGTGTACGTGTGGTCAGCAAGACCTGGTACCAGCGTGAAGTGCGCTTCGAACAAAGCGGCTACGGCATCGCCACCGCGCAGGTGGGCTACAAGTTCAACGAGAACCTGTCGGCGACACTGACCGGCAACAACCTGTTTGATAAAAAGTACTACGATCGCGTGGATGCTTCGTGGGGGACTAACTTCTATGGTGACCCGCGTAATCTGACGTTGACGTTGCGGGCTAATTATTGATTGCTAAGTACGTTACATGCTGAACAATACCGGGCCGCTTGCGGCCCGGTTTTGTTTTTGGGGGGAATGGAGTTCAGCCCGCGCTTCGCGGTCGCCACTCAACCAGCATCGTGCTTGTTGCGCTTTGACTCAATGAGGGCTCGCATATCAGCCATCACCTGATCATGCGGGATATTCGGTCGTGGATCATCGAGCGAAGCTTGCACTTTGGCACGAAACCAAAGGTCGTAACTGGCAGCCTGCTCTTCGGTTTCGAACCCTGAAACAGTGGGGGAAAGTTCGGCACTGATAGTCTAGTCAGCTCCGGTGCTCATTTTTCAGCAGCCTAATGGGTATGCGGCTGGTTGTCCGCCCCTACCAAGCTGGGTGCAGGCCATTCGCTTCAGCACCCGGCCTAATAGAAGTCGTAGTAAAGCACCCACTCCCCCGTACTTTTGCTCTTCCAGAACATCAGGCTCCCGCAATCCACCACGTTCAGGTTGATTTTCGTGTCGGAGGAAATCTGGAACACAAATTCAAAATCATCACCGAGGTCCACGCCGGACTGGCAGAACGAGGGGTAGCCGCCAATCTTGTGTTCGTAGGTGTGAGTCACGAGGTCTGAGTAGCTTTCTATCTCGCCCGTCCGCTGAAGGCTGCAAATTTCCTCTTCAAGGTCCGCCGGTGCGCCACCGCCATCCCACAGTGGAAAGTCCTCTGCGACCCGTTCGGCCAGCAACGGAAAGGGCTTGAGGTATGAACCTGCTACCGGCAGCTCTTTGCGGACAAGTACATCGTCAAATCCATACTCCCTGATCAGCCAGTTGTTCCCCATCGGGTCCAGCGCTTCCGGCAAGGGACTGGAAACAAACAAGGTAAGGACGCGAACGCCGTCCAGCGCCGGACTGTTAAACGGCAGGCTGGGGAGGTGGAATTGTGCAAAGGGATGCAGTTCAGCTCCGGCGTCGTTTCTCGGGACGCATTCATCCGGGCGAAACAGGAATACGTTTCCAAGCCAGCTTTCGTCATCCGTATGGGTGGGACGAAATCCGCCGGCGATGAATTTTGTGGCGGGTCTGGCCAAGCGTCTTTTGATTTCCTGGATGTTCATACCGGTACATCACTCCATTGCCAACTGCAGGGAGCCACAACGCTATACGGCGAACGTCCGAGCGCCAACCCTAAAAAGATGTCGGAAATTTCCCCGGAATTTTCGCGTTTTACCTCGGGTGTAGGAAGCCGGTGAATGGCGCGGTAGGCGGTCAGTCAGACCGCGTTATCGTTTATCGCCAGCAAGCCGGCTCCTACAGGCGATCCGGACGACACGGTTTGTCTGGTTCACCGCGGTGGGGCCATCGCCGGCAAGCCGGCTCCTACAGGCGATCCGGGCGACGCGGTTTGTCTGATTCACCGCGGTGATGCCATCGCCAGCAAGCCGGCTCCTACAGGCGATGCAGGCGACACGGTTTGTCTGATTCACCGCAGGGGGACATCGCCGGCAAGCCGGCTCCTACAGATCACGCATCAACCCAGGCTTTCTGTGATCTGCGCCGCCAGTTGCTCCAGCATCGCTGGTACTTCCTGGACCATCTCCCCCATCCGTGCGAAGTCGTGGGTCATGCCGGCCTTTACGTCGAGCACCACGGGTTGTCCGGCGGCACGCAATTTTTCGGCCCAGGCCAGGCCTTCATCCAGCAACGGATCGTATTCGGCCAGCCACAGTAAGGTGGGTGTCAGCCCTTGCAGGGTCTCGGCGAACAACGGGGAAAAGCGCCAGTCGCGGCGATCATCAATGCTGCGTTGATACTGCTGATAGAACCATTCCAGCGTGGTCGCTTCCAGCAGGTAGCCTTCAGCGAAACGTGCAAGCGACGGGCGTTTTTCCACGGCGTCGATCACCGGGTACAACAGCACTTGCAGCCGTGGCGTGAGCAGCCAGGCCTGTGGGTCCTGGGCGATAGCAATCGACAAGGACGCCACCAGGCTGCCGCCGACGCTGTCTCCCGCCAATGCGATACGTGCCGGGTCCAGCCCGAGCGCACCGGCGCCGGTGGTGGCGAGCCAGCGCGTCACGTCTTCGGCATCCTCGTAGGCGACAGGAAAACGGTGTTCCGGGGCCAGTCGATAATCCGCCGACAGCACCGCAAAACCACCCGCCAGCGCCA contains:
- a CDS encoding alpha/beta hydrolase yields the protein MALHPDIEGFLELAEFGRLTGKSLPMHELDPTEARQQFEQTSQLLDAAPMGALTVTAVSIPARDGHLLNARLYARPSLGTQERPVLLYFHGGGYVVGSLDSHDTLCRRLALAGGFAVLSADYRLAPEHRFPVAYEDAEDVTRWLATTGAGALGLDPARIALAGDSVGGSLVASLSIAIAQDPQAWLLTPRLQVLLYPVIDAVEKRPSLARFAEGYLLEATTLEWFYQQYQRSIDDRRDWRFSPLFAETLQGLTPTLLWLAEYDPLLDEGLAWAEKLRAAGQPVVLDVKAGMTHDFARMGEMVQEVPAMLEQLAAQITESLG
- a CDS encoding TonB-dependent siderophore receptor; protein product: MQSPTLSRAPLALAIAPQKKFRTVVPGALLTLLLLGTSQVQAAPVNVNVPAQSLASALQQLGQQTDLQILYSQDMVNGLKSTAVSGNLEPEQALNTLLLGSGITFQLTGNTVSLIPVAGNSSALQLGATAISGVAPGPTTEGTHSYTTDQVSIGKGNIKLKDIPQSVSVVTRQRMDDQNMNSLQDAMRQVTGVTIKTYNSGSSLNDVYMRGFLVDQVQVDGVSQPTGQGDMGTSFDLAMYDRVEVLRGPSGLYQGAGEPGGTINVVRKRALNKFALGGELGAGSYDHYRSMVDVTGPLNDQGTVRGRFITAYENNKSYVDSAQNERPMVYGRLEFDLAPSTTLSVGGAYQQNHSTPAFGLPAFADGKLLDVPRSTFVDAKWNTLNEKVWESFAEVDHALDNGGQFKTTVTYRDAETPQRNFTWADGAVDRDTGDSWAVAYDYYTHIKTIGVDSFVTTPFEFADRNHEFTVGAEYQHLDKDFEYGGGEYFPINVYNPGSIDIPENNYERNNGNWSKSDQYGLYTRAKFNVTDWLDVVGGSRVSWYESDAKNSNAFFNSFGEAHTSINRKVVPYGAIIAKLTPELSAYASYTGVFKPQSELDSDNTPIGPRKGKQYEVGLKREFYDGRLNASIAMFRIYDENRAQFNADTGGNEAQGKARSQGWETELSGNLTDNWSIVTGYAFTTTKLLKSDDATEGSTFSTITPKHNFNLWTKYEFADGPLKDFSVGGGVRVVSKTWYQREVRFEQSGYGIATAQVGYKFNENLSATLTGNNLFDKKYYDRVDASWGTNFYGDPRNLTLTLRANY
- the relB gene encoding type II toxin-antitoxin system RelB family antitoxin is translated as MSAELSPTVSGFETEEQAASYDLWFRAKVQASLDDPRPNIPHDQVMADMRALIESKRNKHDAG
- a CDS encoding DUF1963 domain-containing protein codes for the protein MNIQEIKRRLARPATKFIAGGFRPTHTDDESWLGNVFLFRPDECVPRNDAGAELHPFAQFHLPSLPFNSPALDGVRVLTLFVSSPLPEALDPMGNNWLIREYGFDDVLVRKELPVAGSYLKPFPLLAERVAEDFPLWDGGGAPADLEEEICSLQRTGEIESYSDLVTHTYEHKIGGYPSFCQSGVDLGDDFEFVFQISSDTKINLNVVDCGSLMFWKSKSTGEWVLYYDFY
- a CDS encoding cyclic peptide export ABC transporter, yielding MTQPTRGAIHELFTLLKPFRLVVSLSIILGMVGGLSVTVLLATINNALHSESGLTQGVVALFGGLCLLALASSICSDIGTNYVGQHIIAKLRKELGEKVLSAPIEQIERYRSHRLIPVLTHDVDTISDFAFAFAPLAISLTVTLGCMGYLALLSWPMFLMMVLAIAIGTGIQFYAQGKGIKGFMAARDAEDELQKHYNAIAGGAKELRIHRPRRQRMFTSGIQGTADFICNTQVRSINTFVIAKTLGSMLFFVVIGLALALQSFWPSADKSVMSGFVLVLLYMKGPIEHLVGTLPVVSRARIAFRRIAELSSRFSSPEPHLLLNDTGKKPAVVNSLQLDNVSYAFPAVPGSEAFRLGPVNLTIEQGDIIFIVGENGCGKTTLIKLLLGLYAPQQGAILLNGEGVDAQNRDDYRQLFTTIFADYYLFDDVVQGDQHIPEDANKYLQRLEIAHKVSVKDGSFTTTDLSTGQRKRLALVNAWLEERPVLVFDEWAADQDPTFRRIFYTELLPDLKRLGKTIIVISHDDRYFDMADQLVRMESGRVVTERATA